In Nakaseomyces glabratus chromosome A, complete sequence, the DNA window CTACATAAGCTGGCAAAACATAGACGTAAATCGAATAATGGTGATGATAGATCTAGTATATCATCCACTACAGCATCAACCATTAGTGCAAACTATCAAATATCCCTACCAGTACCAGATCAAGTGTCTCGGGAGAAGATCAGAAATAAACTAAAGAACTCTACATCTTTGTTGTCTTTAAATTCTTCCATACCTgtattcaaaaaagaatttgatgaGTCACTTTTACAGGAATTGCTTGACTACTGCAACTGTAAATATGTAATCAAGAGGTTAAATTCtttagatgatgatgatgttcCTATCTTTCATACCTTTAATAACGCTAATCAAATCTCCAAGAATATTTGGAGAATAAGTGGGCCTTTTAATTggacaaaagaaaaaagcaTTATATTCAGGCGTATAGAGTTGGGCTCTGTTGACGATATCACATACTCCAAGAAGGCAATTGCCCTGCATGAATTAAAAGCACATAACTATACCTCACAAATGGCTGGGATTACAAAAGTTTTACGATCTTATGTTGTTACTTCTGACATAGCTTCTCCAGGTGACAATATTGACACTGATGATCTTAAGAATTTGTACTTAATAATGGTAATGAAAGACCATGGCTCTTCTTTGGCAAAACTAACACCCATAAATGACTGGAAAACATCGGTTAATATATTCTGGAATACTGTTTCAATCTTAGCGGGCTTAGAACAAAGGTTGCAGTTTGAACATAGAAACTTGTTGCTAGATCACATTTTAGTAGATGAAAGAAATGGATCGATTACTATAAGTAATCTAAACAGCTCACGGTTTCAACAAGATGACATGAATACTATAGCGTTTACTAGATTGGACGAtccattattttttcaacGTAATGCAAGAGATGATCAGTATGAAGTTTATAGTACTATGAGGATGTTTTTAAGTGAGAACTTCAACAACCAGGCCAATGGATGTCCCGTATGGGCCAGGTTTGAGCCGAGGACAAATTTACTATGGGCGCATAATTTGTGCAAAAGACTAATTCAAGAAACTACAGATTCCAAGCATCAGTCGGAAAGAGACCATCTAACAAGGATATGTTCAGCCATTGATCCCGTAATGCTATCAAGGCGTAGCATGCTAAAGCGCAATGATGGCGATATAAAGTCATTAATGGATATATTGAAATGGAAGAAAACTTTTTGAAACTATAACGAATTtccattaattttttttttttacattatatttttatactATTTAGTGTTTTTCTATTCATTTGGGAggttaataataatatttttttatcgATACTACTTAAGAAGCATTGCTTTAAAtacaatttcaaatcaGCATAAAGTAAATATAAGATATATTTCGTTATGTTATTGCTATTCAATTGCATAAATAGAATTATGAATACAGGTGTATACGATTTGTTTGTTACAGGTAGCAACAGATCACAATCAAGCTATGTTTGATGGATATAAGTAATTTATCAATCAACTTTTATTTCATCAGTAACtatttccaattttttgGAAGGCTTACTAACAGGCTTGGCCCACAATTGCATAGTCATGAATTCTATGTTACTAATGACACTATTCAAAGCCCAAAGCCATATTCCTAATGAGACACCCATGTGTGGGAAGCTAGCGGTCTCGATGGCAAAGGAAGATCCTGTGACAATTGATTTAGCTAACTGCAATGGCAGAATTGCCAAATACAGCCATCCTTGACTCCAAACACCAGCGACTAATTGAGGGAACATTTGATGGTGAGGTAGGTTGTAAACTATATGCTTACCCTTCCACAATTTGAAACATAGGAATGGCACTGTGAGCAAAAGCAGCTTGACCTTTTTCAGGTGGCCCTTTATTTGTTCATTATGAGCTTTCAGTTGAGCACCTAGTTCCGTTATCTCTTTGTCCAGTTTATCCAATTTCCTGTTGTTCTTAGTCCACTTTGCGTAGTTATCCTGCGCAGAAATGGACTTGTTCTCCTCCTGTATGGAGCGACGCTCCTTTACCAGCGTCTCAAACTTCACAGAGATAGGGctgttcttgaagaacaGCGACTGCAACACTAGATCATGGTACGAAGTCGAGTACTCCAACACTTTCAAAACAACCACGAACACCACCGCAATGGCAACTACCCAActcattttcttccttgTTGTACTCGCTCTATCTTAACTCTCCTCGGTGACAAAATGAATCCAACTCAAGACACACAACTctgttcttcaagatatCCTTATCCATGTAGACCCTCTCCCCAGACTTGTAGCTTGCTCGATGCCCAACGCCCACTGGACAAATCCTTGGCAACTTCCTCTCAGTATATCACGTGATTTGTTGATGTTCTgaaatttgacaaaaaaaatttgaagtttgGCCAACTTTCACCCTTCTAAAGGCTCTTAATGGGCAGTGCTTGTGCTGTGGAAGCCTTCTTATCGGAGTGGGTACCCAGTGGTTTGCTGATTTGGAGGTAGTATTGATcaacttttctttgaaggagtcttttttttaggTGCTATTGGCTTAGTGTTTTGAATCTAGGGAATAAAAGCGGTTGCGAAAAGTTCTAGATTTAGTTTGGTGGGGGCAATTGAACGTTCTAATATCCCTATCTTAGAGAAAAATGAGTGAGTATATGGAGGATAATTCGCACTCTGACGATAGTGGGACCTACGACGAGTGGATTCCTTCATTTTGTTCGCGGTTCGGTCATGAGTACTTCTGTCAGGTTCCCACTGATTTTATAGAGGATGATTTCAACATGACATCTTTGGCGCAGGAAGTGCCACACTACAGAAAGGCGCTTGATCTTATCCTTGATCTGGAGATGGTGAGCGATGAGGAGGACATGGATGAGAAGGAGAGCGGTGCGGAGAGTAGTAGCGGTGCAAACAATAACGGTGGAGTTAATTCCAAGGCCCTAGTAAATAGAAACATTATTGGCCACGCAGCAGAACAACTATACGGTCTGATACACGCACGTTACATACTGACTAAGCCAGGTTTGCAGGCCATGGCTGAGAAATTCGATCACAAGGATTTCGGTACTTGTCCGAGATACTTCTGCCATGGTATGCAGTTATTGCCATGCGGTCTGAGTGATACGATAGGTAAACAAGCAGTAAGGCTCTATTGTCCCAGCTGCCAGGACTTATACTTACCACAGAGTTCGCGTCATCTATGTCTAGAAGGTGCCTACTGGGGTACAAGTTTCCCAGGTGTCTTTTTAAAGCATTTCAAGGAGTTGGAAGAATACGTagagagaaaaaacaaagaatcATATGAACTGAAAGTGTTTGGTTTCAGGATAAACGATCAGGCTGTTTCAGGCCCTAGAATGAAGTGGTTAAGGCAATACCCAGTCACGGAAGAAGACTGGGAAGAGTTCAATAAATGCGAATTCGAAATGCCAATAGTAGAATGATAGTAGATGGTATGACAACTAGGCATGATGGTTTGTGACTTTTCAAAATACTCAACAGCAACATCAAAAACTTTCAAACcaattttatatatataaattacGTAACTGTAgattttaaatatttacaCAGCAATTCTCGTCATAACTAAAAGTATGTATATCGGTTGTCCATCGAACTTTAGCAATGCGTGCTGTGTTTTAGTGCCTTACTTGTGTTTATCATTGTATTTACATGCCTTGACCATTTGTTCTCGTAGTCTATCTAAATAACAATCAATAGTCTATGTGGGATTAAACCAATCACTGAAATCAATGCTTCAAATCAATAGGTTTCCCTGGCGCCCAATCCTTAACTGCTGATGCTACATTCTTCCAGTATTTGAGTCGTGCTGTGAGATTGATTGCTCTTTCATACTCCTTGTTATCGTAGCATTCCTTTAATTCTGcttctattttttctaTGCGCTGCTTGTTGACCTTCTCTATCTCTCTTACTTCATCCCGGCTATTAGCATCAAGCAATTGCTCATGAACGTCCATGACATCCATCAGCAATTCAGGGTCCATTTGTGTATATTCCCTGGCGACACTATCAACAGTCAGATCCACGTCCTTTAGGATCTGAATCATATGTTGAGACCTAGTTAAGGGATCCTTTAAGGCATGATAAGCTTTATTTAGTAAAGAAGATTGCTCTGAGTCGGcttcttgctctttttGTATCTTATCAGGGTGCACCTCAGCTTGTAATTTCCTGTATTCTTTCCTTAGCTTGCCAAGATCCACATCCCAGCGAGGTTGGCTATCTGGGAACGTCCCTGGAAATAGCTCATAATAGCTCACTATCCACCGTCTTTGCAAAACTTGTCTAATCCCACTGGTCGGTAACCTGGCACATCTCAGCATTGTTCTGATAATTTGGTTTGGAGTTTAGAGAATCCATATCAAACGACTTGACTAACCTCTATCAGCATTCTAGTAACTTTTACCGTATTTATAAGCCAAATTTCAGCTAAGgcgatgcgatgcgatAGTTTCAACAGAAAAGATGACTAAGCCAGCACTGGGTGCCATAGAGAGCCTAATTCGCAGGGAACAAGCACTATAAATGGAGAATAAGTTGATAATTCATAGGCCGCTGTACTTTTCTGATAAGAGTGACTGTGGCTATTGCCATGGGAAGAAGGCTAAAGGCAGCGACTTTTACTCGTTGGAATCCTGGTAtgaaagaataaaagaGAATGCTGATTCTGAAGTAGAGGAGCTACCCGTGAGGAGCTGCACTGTCGGTTTCCAATGTGAGAATATGACCGTAGCCATGTATGATCAAATGTGTAATATGGGTTTTCGTAGGTCAGGGTTGTTTGTGTACAAGATGGATGCGTTGCGAAGCTGCTGTCGGCTCTACACTATCAGAACTAGACCGGATTGGTTTAAGCTGACTAAGGACATGCGAAAGTGTATTAACCGGTTTCGAAAGCATGTGCTGGGCGAGCCTGTGGCTAACGCAAAAACGCAGGGCTATGTTGAGGATATTGTGGACATTGAAGGTCAGAGCGACAGTATAAACTTCTACACCAGATTTGGGCCAGCAGTATATACTGATGAGAAGTATgaattgttttcaatttatcaaGAACGTGTCCATCAAGATTTTGATCACAGTAAGAAGGGCTTTAAGAGGTTTCTTTGCGATGCTCCATTTACGCAAGGAGTAATCATGGGAACCGAGGAAGAATGGGAACAATTAAACAACTGGAAGTCAATGAAACCTGGGGAGAGGCTTTTAAGAACAGGTCCCGTTCATGaaagttattattataaagGTAAACTGATTGCCCTTGCTGTTACAGACTTTCTACCGAGCGGAATTTCGTCggtttattttatttggCATCCTGACTATCACAAATGGTCATTAGGTAAACTGAGTGCATTGAGAGAACTCTCCCTTGTATCCAAGACTAACTTGAAGTACTATTATCTGGGTTATTACATAGATGATTGTAAAAAAATGAACTATAAGGCCAATTACGGGGGAGAATTGCTTGATTCATGCACCGAAAGATACTTTAAATTGTCCCAGGTTAAGGACATGATCAGAGGTGGGAAGTTATTCATGGTGGGAACACAAGGTCACGATATTAGCAGGGAAGTTGCTTTATCCGATGCTATCAGAGATTGCATTTATCAGACAGACGCGTTTGATATAGCCAGCGATGATAATGTGGCAGAAAAGGTTTACGGTACGTCATCTAATATTTATCGACCACAATACCTTAAAGAGGTGATatcttttttgaaaactTCAGGTCTTGAGTATGACTTTCCTATCTATAATGATGGAGTATTTAATCAATATGCTAAAAGAATAGCCAAAGACGGAGAAGATCCTGATTTTACTATACCCAGCATATGTCCGGGGTTAATACCACTCTGGGAATTGAAGGATCTGCTCATGTCTGGTAAATTGCAAAAAGAATTGACAGGTAGGACATTGGTATTTGATACCTCATTTGGGTTTATTAGAAAACTTGAACCGTGGGAAGATGAGGACTCTACAACCAAGACGGCTATATGTGACGTAGTAAGGTTGTTGGGCCTTGAAATGGCATCCAACTCTATAGTGGTGGTATAATTAGGGTTAAGTAGcatatattaattataaGCATTGGAAATTATTTTAACGTGAGTCTATAAAGTGAGCTCTTTATACAAGAATCCGTTACCATATAGAAATTCGGAGTTAATTACATTTAATAAATGATGCCAAgtcttcaatttttgagTTATAATTGAAGCATGAATAGTAAGGGCAAACTTGTTGGAGAGGATTCTCCAACAACCCCATGAAAATGGAAATGTCAACAATGCTCAAGTTCATCAAGAATAGAACATAAGTTCACCTATGGTTCAAAGTTTCTCCAATCCGACACAACAATGGACGCATCTGCCAATGATTCAATACGGACTGGTGACTCCCCATAAATGGGATGGCATCAAGTAACAATGGGTCTTTAGAGAATGTATATAAAGAGTAGCTTATATACAAGTAGTTTGTGACTTTTAATACataaattgtttttttttccttgttGCAAGCTTTCATAAGTTAGAACAACTGTTTAAACTCACATCAATTTGCTTTCTGGAACTTTTAGGTATTTGGGCTAGtgaataataataatggtTACATCTGCAGCTGCTACTGTTACAGGTACAAATACAGAGGTTGGTGGCCTACGTAAGGAGCTTGGCTTTTACAAGTTTTACCATCATAATACTGTGAATGTGCTTATTCATTCAGTATGTGTTCCTACTATTCTATTCACGACGATATGTATCCTTCATAGGGTCAGCTTACCATTCCAAATTATGGGAGTATACCTAACACTTGGACACCTGTTGGCTTTGCGGTTTGCTACTACTTATTGCAGATTACATATTCCTGTAGGCATATGTGCAACTGCAATTCTAGTCTGTACCTTGTATGCCTTAGATGCCGGACTGGTAGGCTTGACGTTGAAGCAAGAATCAGAAATATTTGTTGCAGCTTGGATAATGCAGTTCATTGGACATGGTGTATtcgagaagaagaagccaGCGTTACTAGACAGTTTGGAACAAAGTTTGGTGCTGGCACCTTATTTTATCctttttgagtttttgtttttgttagGATTCTTTCCAAAATTAAGAGCTGAATTGGAATCGGATGTTACCAAGTTAAAATTGCAAGAGAAAAGGCAAAGCTAAATATATTGTCACAACTCAAGAGTTGTATGGTAATGACTGTTATGATACTATGAAACTTACATATCTATTAGCTATTcttgaatattatttatgatTGTATTACCGATCCAAACGCTTAGCGTAAGAACAGTATGTATTATGTGGTACCTTGAGCAGAATGCTTTAAAGCGGAACTTAGAGCAATTCTTCCAACTAGCAATGCTCCCTCTAATGCTATAAATAACTTATTATTTAAAACTTTGAGAGAATTGAacattaatattataaaattttgatataaaTATGTGATAGAAAGAATACTTTCAATAAATAGAGATGCTAAATTTGGAAAGgttaacaaaaaaagacagatatatatatatgaaaagtTTACCAATCTTGATGAACAGTGTCATAAGTCGTTAATGGAGTTCTCTTTTTTGGGAACTGCTTGGCTGGGAAGTGTAGCAACTTAGAACCACCTTCATAAAATGAGtacttttctcttctaatCTTTTCGTATTGGTCGATGTATTGTTCTTTCTGCAATGTGATGCCAATGTCATCTAGACCATTTACTAGACAATGCTTTCTGAATGCTTCAACTTCAAAATGTTCAACCAAAACATTGCCATCCGAATCAGAGATGGTTTGATCTGGTAAGTTAATAACGAGATTCTTACCAGCCTTTGCAACAGGAACTAGCTTGTTTACGATGGTATCTTGATCAATTCTAATTGGTAACAAACCATTCTTGAAACTGTTATTGTAGAAAATATCACCGAAAGATGGAGCAATAATTGACTTGATACCAAAATCTTTCAAAGCCCATGGGGCGTGTTCTCTAGAGGAACCACAACCAAAGTTGTCACCAGTAACAACGAGGACCTCAGCTTTCCTCCATGGGTTGACATTCAACACAAAATCtgtttctttatcttttccACTGTCATCCTTGACAAATCTCCATTCGTAAAATAGACCTGATCTCAAACCGGTTCTCTTAATTGTTTTCAAGAATTGTTTTGGAATAATAGCATCAGTATCAACGTTAGCCTTTTCAAGTGGAGCAGCCAAACCATTCAAAACGACAAATGGGTCCATACCACCAGCAACTGGCTTAGTATCGTCCGTCTTTAATCTTTTTGTTTCGGATTCGACTGGGATGTCCTTCAACTGATCATTCTCAACATCAGTTGGGGCATCACCGGGCTGTTGTGGTTCAGTGTGCTCATACgcagcttcttcaagttcttcgtcttcatcagaaGATATAGTAACTTTAGCATCGTCAGCgttattatatttaaatTCTCTGATGTCTACAAAGTGACCTGCAACAGCTGTAGCAGCAGCCATGGCTGGAGACATTAAATGTGTACGAGATAAGGCACCTTGACGACCTTCAAAGTTTCTGTTGGAAGTGGAAGCACAACGTTCGTAC includes these proteins:
- the GET1 gene encoding GET complex subunit GET1 (CAGL0A00253g~Ortholog(s) have protein membrane anchor activity, role in protein insertion into ER membrane, retrograde vesicle-mediated transport, Golgi to ER and GET complex, mitochondrion localization) — translated: MSWVVAIAVVFVVVLKVLEYSTSYHDLVLQSLFFKNSPISVKFETLVKERRSIQEENKSISAQDNYAKWTKNNRKLDKLDKEITELGAQLKAHNEQIKGHLKKVKLLLLTVPFLCFKLWKGKHIVYNLPHHQMFPQLVAGVWSQGWLYLAILPLQLAKSIVTGSSFAIETASFPHMGVSLGIWLWALNSVISNIEFMTMQLWAKPVSKPSKKLEIVTDEIKVD
- the CKB1 gene encoding casein kinase 2 regulatory subunit CKB1 (CAGL0A00275g~Ortholog(s) have protein serine/threonine kinase inhibitor activity), which translates into the protein MSEYMEDNSHSDDSGTYDEWIPSFCSRFGHEYFCQVPTDFIEDDFNMTSLAQEVPHYRKALDLILDLEMVSDEEDMDEKESGAESSSGANNNGGVNSKALVNRNIIGHAAEQLYGLIHARYILTKPGLQAMAEKFDHKDFGTCPRYFCHGMQLLPCGLSDTIGKQAVRLYCPSCQDLYLPQSSRHLCLEGAYWGTSFPGVFLKHFKELEEYVERKNKESYELKVFGFRINDQAVSGPRMKWLRQYPVTEEDWEEFNKCEFEMPIVE
- the JAC1 gene encoding J-type chaperone JAC1 (CAGL0A00297g~Ortholog(s) have ATPase activator activity, chaperone binding activity, role in aerobic respiration, iron-sulfur cluster assembly and mitochondrion localization), with product MLRCARLPTSGIRQVLQRRWIVSYYELFPGTFPDSQPRWDVDLGKLRKEYRKLQAEVHPDKIQKEQEADSEQSSLLNKAYHALKDPLTRSQHMIQILKDVDLTVDSVAREYTQMDPELLMDVMDVHEQLLDANSRDEVREIEKVNKQRIEKIEAELKECYDNKEYERAINLTARLKYWKNVASAVKDWAPGKPIDLKH
- the ATE1 gene encoding arginyltransferase (CAGL0A00319g~Ortholog(s) have arginyltransferase activity, role in protein arginylation and cytosol, nucleus localization), which produces MENKLIIHRPLYFSDKSDCGYCHGKKAKGSDFYSLESWYERIKENADSEVEELPVRSCTVGFQCENMTVAMYDQMCNMGFRRSGLFVYKMDALRSCCRLYTIRTRPDWFKLTKDMRKCINRFRKHVLGEPVANAKTQGYVEDIVDIEGQSDSINFYTRFGPAVYTDEKYELFSIYQERVHQDFDHSKKGFKRFLCDAPFTQGVIMGTEEEWEQLNNWKSMKPGERLLRTGPVHESYYYKGKLIALAVTDFLPSGISSVYFIWHPDYHKWSLGKLSALRELSLVSKTNLKYYYLGYYIDDCKKMNYKANYGGELLDSCTERYFKLSQVKDMIRGGKLFMVGTQGHDISREVALSDAIRDCIYQTDAFDIASDDNVAEKVYGTSSNIYRPQYLKEVISFLKTSGLEYDFPIYNDGVFNQYAKRIAKDGEDPDFTIPSICPGLIPLWELKDLLMSGKLQKELTGRTLVFDTSFGFIRKLEPWEDEDSTTKTAICDVVRLLGLEMASNSIVVV
- the MPO1 gene encoding 2-hydroxy-palmitic acid dioxygenase MPO1 (CAGL0A00341g~Ortholog(s) have role in sphingoid catabolic process and endoplasmic reticulum localization); its protein translation is MVTSAAATVTGTNTEVGGLRKELGFYKFYHHNTVNVLIHSVCVPTILFTTICILHRVSLPFQIMGVYLTLGHLLALRFATTYCRLHIPVGICATAILVCTLYALDAGLVGLTLKQESEIFVAAWIMQFIGHGVFEKKKPALLDSLEQSLVLAPYFILFEFLFLLGFFPKLRAELESDVTKLKLQEKRQS